The DNA sequence CTGTCTCTACTAAGATTTCAGCTTCATCATATCTCTTGTATCTAATTAGTCGCATTGCTAAAAAGACTTTAAGAACATCATCATCAGGATTTGTTTCGATGGCCCGTCTCAGTTGCTTGATTGTGGGTGAATTCTCCATAGTGAAGTCCTCAATCTCTGTCCGAAACAGAGCAATGGCATAGCCAGCGTTGCATTCACTATCTTCTGGTTCCAGCTCCAAACCCTTCTTGAAACATTCTTTGGCTCGCTCGTAATATTTGTGAGAAAATTTAAGAAAGGTCCATCCCTTCTCACCAAGCACCTCTGGAACAGATGAAGCCTCAGTTGCATATCTTTCATTTATCGTCTGTAGTTTCTGCAGGTAACTTTCACACTCTGTATAGTTCTTCATGTGGTAGTTTGCCCAGGCAAGGTTCCCATATGTGACAATGAGAGTTTTGTGAAATTCCTCCTCATGGTGCTCTATGTAGAGCTTCACAGATGTCATCAGATTGTTAAGTGCTTCTTCCTGAAACCCCTGAAGAAATTTAACATATGCTAAAGCACAGTAACCACGTCCAAGTGCTTCTTTTTTTCCAAAATCCAACTTAAGCTGTTCTTCCAGGCTGTTGAGAACTTTAGGTAGATCTATGTCACCTTTTGTCAGAGCCCAAGTAAAGTGACATTCCAGCTGGTGAAGTTTTCTTCTCAAGACCCTTTCACGATCCATACTGATAAAGAAAGATCAGATAAACAAATGAGAGCTCTATtcgataaacaaacaaataaataaataatgatatagagctatatcacacgactccgagagcgatattgcttttatacaacagttcgacggcacacgtttgaaaaactaaaacaggaaaacaacaatggagttattttaaaagcctctttgtttgggaactactttcttccaCCACGGATTTGAAGGCCAGAATGACatgtaacactttcggctgttTTGAAtatcataataactcaatggacggattcgccgtttttaaatataacaatttattggtcacaaagtgtagttttaagattagttaagtcgagaatatatatgtataatattcaaatctgcagtcgatAAGTAAAGATAGTGCCAGTTTGGACGTCTGCTTAGCAAGATTCGGTACTCGAGATCCAGAGCAATGAGTGGACGTCAgggttcactcgccccgctgaccaccgccctatctgggctacatctgtgacagggattccctggctctggtGTTGGCCCGCGGTCTgtgtttgatggtcaaaattgagatcaaatcagcagtatttggtgtcatgaaactattacttgttttcttattcatattttgtgttgttattgttttggcgcgaggtaaaagttaataaaactatatttatataaCGTTGTTTCCCATTtaatcttaacgcgatacgagcactcacTTATTATTAGTCTTGTTCTTGTCATTACCATATAAAACAGATTTCCATAAGTGTCacagatgtttttgcatgctgcttataaatatatcagtggcgatatctcataacgtgttttaatagtcatgtcacgataaaataaattatcaattgtccaatttaaaagctgcagtgcttactttgcagttccacggtgttttcgcgttctgagaaGAGAGATCGCTTCAGAgaattaattgtttttattcctttttccaagtgttaatcgtccacacgatgtgacaataCTCCACTTAAGTTTAAAGttacatccaagagcgctgatctttgacgggaTAAGTACTTCCaattgggattcacagactgattcacgagctagtgaactaacgagacacacggagagtgtttaaaaacagcgcgtctgtgctGTCAGAGATGAGCCTAATAAGAACCTCCATTCATTCACTAATACTAAAATGACgagtaggtggcggaatgatacgaaaggtgaagcggttactgtgccgttatcagtacaatatcgcatagctcttagccaatcagatttcgagaaccagaaagaactgttgtataaatatatatatatatatatatatatatatatatatatatatatatatatatatatatatatatatatatatatatatatatatatatacaatcttttcaataaataaactatgctgGATACATAATAGCCAAATACTCACCTCATCTTGGATGTCTGTATCATAAATGATGAGGAAGATAGGTTGGGTAGTGCTTCATATGCTCTGCTGAAGCTAGGAGGGTCAAACTCAGAATGGAAACTGaaaccagagagagagagagagagagagagagagagagagagagagagagagagagagagagagcgagaatCTTAAAGCTGTTTTGTAATGTTACATGTTTAAATACAGATTTCCTATAACTTTGTTAACTTTCAGTTTACACTCCTCAGATAACAATGAATTTCCTGCCAAGCTTTTCATCTTTAACATTCATTTCTCACATACGTCTACATGTATAGGAGTATATAGATGTACAACTAGTGATATCtgtgaaatgtgtgtatgtACAGTTACTGAATGAAAGAGTAAACTTGGTCTTGTTTGAAACTAGACACTTGACATATTGTTGCCCAATAGTCATAACAGCTCAGAGTAGGAAGAGTAAAACAAGGTAAATTGAAAGTGACTTCTGATTTCTTTGAATAAAATTCACTTTCAGCAAAAaatgtaagatattttgatgtcaaaaACCTGAGGACATCAGAGGTAAACTGAATGTCTGACCAAGTTGTGATTCAAATTTGAGAATGATTCTCCAAAAAATGTGGTTTCtgtgagctttaaaaaaaatccaggtcCACGTCCTTTTATAAAAAGACTCCAAGTAAACACATGATAACACAATGACATGATAACCAAATAAGAATGAGTCAACACCTCATAATGTATATCAATTCAGAACTTCTTTGCCCATCAAAACACATAGTAAAAacaatttcagaaaaaaaacatttgcacattataacaaaatacttCTTGTTTTGAATGTGGTTGATCACAAATGAAATCCAGATTCCAGTCCTCATCTGTGTCAGTTTATTACGGTGGCCCTGAAGTGCAAACCACAACAACTAattactaaacaacaacaacttaaaaaacactacagcaaattaaaaaaacactacagcaaattaaaaaaacactacagcaaattaaaaaaacactacagcaaattaaaaaaacactacagcaaattaaaaaaacactacagcaaattaaaaaaacactacagcaaattaaaaaaacactacagcaaattaaaaaaacactacagcaaattaaaaaaacactacagcaaattaaaaaaacactacagcaaattaaaaaaacactacagcaaataaaacactacagcaaattaaaaaaacactacagcaaattaaaaaaacactacagcaaattaaaaaaacactacagcaaattaaaaaaacactacagcaaattaaaaaaacactacagcaaattaaaaaaacactacagcaaattaaaaaaacactacagcaaattaaaaaaacactacagcaaattaaaaaaacactacagcaaattaaaaaaacactacagcaaattaaaaaaacactacagcaaattaaaaaaacactacagcaaattaaaaaaacactacagcaaattaaaaaaacactacagcaaattaaaaaaacactacagcaaattaaaaaaacactacagcaaattaaaaaaacactacagcaaattaaaaaaacactacagcaaattaaaaaaacactacagcaaattaaaaaaacactacagcaaattaaaaaaacactacagcaaattaaaaaaacactacagcaaattaaaaaaacactacagcaaattaaaaaaacactacagcaaattaaaaaaacactacagcaaattaaaaaaacactacagcaaattaaaaaaaacactacagcaaattaaaaaaacactacagcaaattaaaaaaaacactacagcaaattaaaaaaacactacagcaaattaaaaaaacactacagcaaattaaaaaaacactacagcaaattaaaaaaacactacagcaaattaaaaaaacactacagcaaattaaaaaaacactacagcaaattaaaaaaacactacagcaaattaaaaaaacactacagcaaattaaaaaaacactacagcaaattaaaaaaacactacagcaaattaaaaaaacactacagcaaattaaaaaaacactacagcaaattaaaaaaacactacagcaaattaaaaaaacactacagcaaattaaaaaaacacactacagcaaattaaaaaaacacactacagcaaattaaaaaaacacactacagcaaattaaaaaaacacactacagcaaattaaaaaaacactacagcaaattaaaaaaacactacagcaaattaaaaaaacactacagcaaattaaaaaaacactacagcaaattaaaaaacactacagcaaattaaaaaacactacagcaaattaaaaaacactacagcaaattaaaaaaacactacagcaaattaaaaaacactacagcaaattaaaaaacactacagcaaattaaaaaacactacagcatgAGGAACACGAAGGAGGATGCAGATGCAGGTTACAAACAACAATgacatttattcaaataaataacatcaaaCCAAACACGAGCAACAAACAGTAAAAACTGGAACAGAAAAGAACACGGAGCACATCTAACGAGTAACAGGTGACGACAGGCGACGATGAACCGGTGAGTGAATGACAGAAAACAagggtataaatacacagacaaTCAAACAAGGAACAGGTGTAATGAGTTAATGTAATTTGGACCGAACAGCGCTCTTCTTCGGCCATCTTGGGCCAGGCAGAGAGTTCAACCATCGTGGGAACCGGCTTAGAAGATTCGACCATTGCGGGTACAGAAGATTCAACCGTCACAGGAATCGACCCAGGAGGTTCGACCATTAGAGGAACTGACTTGGAAGGTTCGACCATTACAGGAACCGACGTAGAAGATTCGACAATCACAGGAGCCGACTTGGAAGACCCAACCAACACAGGAATCAACCCAGAAGGCTCAACCGCTACAGGAACCGACGTAGAAGGTTCAACCGTCATGGGAACCGACCTTGTCCCCACCTTTACTTAACCCACTGCATCCATATTTGACCGGTTCATCTGTCAGGAATTGGAACGAGAGATGAGGAACACGAAGGAGGATGCAGATGCAGGTTACGaacaaaaatgacatttattcaaataaataacatcaaaCCAAACACGAGCAACAAACAGTAAAAACTGGAACAGAAAAGAACACGGAGCACATCTAACGAGTAAGAGGCAACGATGAACCATTGAGTGAATGACAGAAAACAagggtataaatacacagacaaTCAAACAAGGAACAGGTGTAATGAGTTAATGTAATCAGTCAATGAAAGTCCAGGTGACAAGaatcagagaaaaacacaaaacacgACACAGATGGAACTGTGACACCTACAACTATTTGCTATGTATTAGAAACTACGATGTCATATCCACACTATTTCTGACGTAGATGCAGGCGGCGCAGGTGAGCCACTACAGCTAATGGTAGACCTATTGCGAGGGATATGAGCAGGGGCGCTgctagcaattttgggccctatgaaagTAGGTCGGCCCCCCTACCATAATCATTTCGCACCAAACACTCAATCCAACCTAGCTATTCAAAGTCCTTGTCtgcaatttaataatacagacctatttttttgttttgaccACAATTAGCTGTATTTATAGAGACCTATGTCTGCAGCTAATATAATTTATTGTGCAGATGTAAATgtaattgaaaaatacagtacagtatttaaatattcAGAGAAAATACAACATTCTTAAACAAAGATTAAAGGTAATtgtgaccatgcctgtgaaaactcagctgaagtatttatttaaggtttactgttttctacataatataatcatacataatataaagaatattttgtgaaaataaaacttgatatctttaatattgactgattaATGTCATGTCAGCACGATTGAAATCagtgaaattaatgcttgagatcaaactgtgatgctctttatctcacaataagatttgagacTTAACTCTGATTTTCAAGGCAGTCTtagtgacatactgtatacttgaACTGTTACACACACCAATAaaattgtaacatttaaaaatggcaaacaacaacaaagcaTCTTTTCTAGAAACTGACCTTCTGCCTTAAATAAGACTGGATCAAAAATGCTTGAACGAAgcttgtattataattattagcattatttataaggtaaagaacaagtttcacacaccagcagcttcagtaaagcaaaaataacagCACATTatccctctggggtctaagaggtttttagggccctggggacgttttgacatgcactgacatttgggcttttttcagttgcttaaaaacatattaatgccaaaaaaaatgtttatgcgtggtttttgaaaaagctaagaGGAACGAGCTTTACCACCCTTTTGGGTGTACTGAAGTCCCGGGGTGGCGTAGTCAGAGTTTTATGCAAAATCCTTTCTTTCATCACAAAACTATCCTCTCACCCCCCTCGTCATACCACACAGATAAACGGGTAACAGGAGAAATATGGTACCTCTCCTCCTCCTCATacacaccgaatgacaatatctgttttcgatctcatttacatcatttaaaagcag is a window from the Misgurnus anguillicaudatus chromosome 4, ASM2758022v2, whole genome shotgun sequence genome containing:
- the LOC129421342 gene encoding interferon-induced protein with tetratricopeptide repeats 5-like, with amino-acid sequence MIQTSKMSMDRERVLRRKLHQLECHFTWALTKGDIDLPKVLNSLEEQLKLDFGKKEALGRGYCALAYVKFLQGFQEEALNNLMTSVKLYIEHHEEEFHKTLIVTYGNLAWANYHMKNYTECESYLQKLQTINERYATEASSVPEVLGEKGWTFLKFSHKYYERAKECFKKGLELEPEDSECNAGYAIALFRTEIEDFTMENSPTIKQLRRAIETNPDDDVLKVFLAMRLIRYKRYDEAEILVETALERSSDHPHVMRYAGKFFRIKGCVDRSIALLSKALEQSPNSSFIHHQLAFCYKIKKIQLLQEGNHHAKGSWVQQIRDQIIYHLEKAIVHAPCFITAMSDLALHYGERREISRAEELFQMTFQTAKEKNDDLYLVSFYYAEFQLHCKRRQALAIEHYMQCLKLNPSSPEGKRSYYSLKKIAEKRIRENTQDGEAYAILGFLHKEKGENRQAIECYEKALSYVDNDEYLRNLCDLKMSIQ